In the Silurus meridionalis isolate SWU-2019-XX chromosome 6, ASM1480568v1, whole genome shotgun sequence genome, one interval contains:
- the sf3b2 gene encoding LOW QUALITY PROTEIN: splicing factor 3B subunit 2 (The sequence of the model RefSeq protein was modified relative to this genomic sequence to represent the inferred CDS: inserted 2 bases in 1 codon) has translation MAADGVPGTECNPDLNSWSVPELQAKLAEIGAPVMGPREELMDRLKSYMMQTGVMFTKPNLMGGDDKTMTTIPGLPPMPPMPSMPLPPGMGVLQAMGMMGGPPPPAIRMSMEPPGVSSGMVQDDSQKMSQRSSQGDSRVIEEQLKEQELLEQQKRAAQLLEHERQQELVKLQQTGPPGTRAPEPGPAPNRLPPIPPLRVAMTTSGPPPPGVSMLSQSSQRQRVPPPPGEDSREVWQSDDMGIGPKIPQALEKILQLKEIRQEQLIAAPTGEDDDDTADTDMNSSRPYSDDEEESALSKKDKSRKRRNRKKKKKKNQEKSEQVEGRKSETEKDKKKEPEVEIEYVTEEPEIYDPNYIFFKRIFEAFKLTDDVKKEKEKEPEKTEKPEITSYKKKFLEEKKDSDDSDEEMKPDVPKXSKKKLRRMNRLTVAELKQLVARPDVVEMHDVTAHEPKLLVHLKATRNTIPVPRHWCFKRKYLQGKRGIEKPPFELPEFIKRTGIQEMREALQEKEDAKTMKTKMREKVRPKMGKIDIDYQKLHDAFFKWQIKPKLTIHGDLYYEGKEFETRLKEKKPGDLSDELRIALGMPTGPNSHKVPPPWLIAMQRYGPPPSYPNLKIPGLNAPIPENCSFGYHAGGWGKPPVDETGKPLYGDVFGTNAIDFQAKAEEEEVDRTTWGELEPSDEESSEEEEEEESDEDKPDESGFFTPADSGLITPGGFSSVPAGMETPELIELRKKKIEEAMDGNETPQLYTVLPERRTGPVGAAMMASTHIYDMSAAGAARKAAGVTGLGGDSQGVEVALAPEELELDPMAMTQKYEEHVREQQAQVEKEDFSDMVAEHAAKQKQKKRKGQPQDTRAGAKKYKEFKF, from the exons ATGGCGGCTGATGGAGTCCCGGGCACGGAGTGTAACCCGGACTTAAACTCATGGAGCGTCCCGGAGCTGCAGGCCAAGCTGGCGGAGATCGGAGCTCCGGTTATGG GCCCCAGAGAGGAGTTAATGGACAGACTGAAGTCCTACATGATGCAG ACGGGTGTGATGTTCACTAAACCCAACTTGATGGGTGGAGATGACAAGACCATGACCACG ATACCAGGTCTGCCTCCGATGCCCCCGATGCCTTCCATGCCGCTGCCTCCGGGCATGGGCGTGCTGCAGGCAATGGGCATGATGGGAGGTCCACCTCCACCTGCTATACGCATGAGCATGGAGCCGCCGGGTGTCTCCTCCGGCATGGTGCAGGACGACTCACAGAAGATGTCTCAGAGGAGCAGTCAG GGGGATTCCCGAGTGATTGAGGAGCAGCTAAAGGAACAGGAGCTTCTTGAGCAGCAGAAGAGA GCTGCACAGCTGCTGGAGCACGAGAGGCAGCAAGAGCTGGTTAAGCTGCAGCAGACGGGACCACCGGGAACACGGGCTCCAGAACCAGGACCTGCACCCAACCGGTTACCCCCCATTCCTCCACTTCGAG TGGCCATGACAACCAGTGGTCCACCACCTCCAGGAGTTTCCATGCTATCACAGAGCAGTCAGAGGCAGAGAGTACCACCTCCACCTGGCGAGGACTCGAGAGAG GTGTGGCAGAGTGACGACATGGGAATCGGGCCGAAGATTCCTCAGGCTCTGGAGAAGATCCTGCAGCTGAAGGAGATCAGACAGGAGCAGCTCATCGCTGCCCCTACAG gagaggatgatgatgacacAGCCGACACGGACATGAACAGCTCTCGTCCATATTCAGATGATGAAGAGGAAAGCGCTCTCTCGAAAAAGGAT AAAAGCCGCAAACGCCGAAAccgcaagaagaagaagaagaaaaatcaaGAGAAGAGCGAGCAAGTGGAGGGGAGAAAGAGCGAGACTGAgaaggacaaaaagaaagagcCTGAAGTGGAGATCGAGTATGTGACTGAGGAGCCTGAGATCTATGACCCCAACTACATCTTCTTCAAGAGGATCTTTGAAGCGTTTAAG TTGACTGATGACgtgaagaaagagaaggagaaggagccGGAGAAGACAGAGAAGCCGGAAATCACCTCGTATAAGAAGAAATTCttagaggaaaagaaagacagcGACGACAGTGACGAG GAAATGAAACCAGATGTGCCAAA CTCCAAAAAGAAGCTGAGAAGGATGAACAGGCTGACTGTCGCCGAGCTCAAACAG CTGGTGGCGCGTCCAGACGTGGTGGAGATGCACGACGTGACGGCTCACGAGCCCAAGCTGCTGGTGCACCTGAAGGCCACGAGAAACACCATACCAGTGCCTCGCCACTGGTGCTTCAAGAGGAAGTACCTGCAGGGGAAGAGGGGTATCGAGAAACCACCCTTCGAGCTGCCCGAGTTCATCAAACGCACCGGCATCCAGGAGATGAGAGAAGCTTTACAGGAGAAG GAGGATGCTAAAACCATGAAGACCAAAATGCGAGAGAAAGTCCGCCCGAAAATGGGAAAGATCGACATCGACTACCAGAAGCTCCACGACGCCTTTTTCAAATGGCAGATCAAACCGAAGCTCACCATCCATGGAGATCTGTACTACGAG GGGAAGGAGTTCGAGACCCGGCTGAAAGAGAAGAAGCCTGGAGATCTGTCTGATGAGCTGAGGATCGCTCTGGGCATGCCCACTGGCCCC AACTCCCATAAGGTTCCTCCTCCGTGGCTTATTGCCATGCAGAGGTACGGTCCTCCCCCCTCGTACCCCAACCTCAAGATCCCCGGCCTCAACGCCCCCATTCCGGAG AACTGCTCGTTTGGATATCATGCTGGAGGATGGGGTAAACCTCCCGTAGACGAAACGGGAAAACCTCTCTACGGCGACGTGTTCGGAACCAACGCCATCGACTTCCAG GCCAAggcagaggaggaggaagtggacCGTACCACATGGGGTGAACTCGAACCATCAGATGAAGAGTCttcagaagaagaggaagaggaggagagcgaCGAGGACAAACCAGACGAGTCTGGTTTCTTCACTCCAGCCGACAG CGGCTTAATCACTCCCGGTGGCTTCTCCTCCGTTCCTGCTGGCATGGAGACGCCAGAATTAATTGAGCtcaggaagaagaagattgaAGAGGCCATGGacgg aaacGAAACTCCTCAGCTGTACACTGTGCTGCCCGAGAGGAGAACCGGCCCTGTGGGAGCAGCCATGATGGCCTCCACACACATCTACGACATGTCCGCG GCCGGAGCTGCTCGGAAGGCGGCCGGCGTGACCGGGTTGGGCGGAGACTCCCAGGGCGTGGAGGTGGCTCTGGCCCCGGAGGAGCTGGAGCTGGACCCGATGGCCATGACGCAGAAGTACGAGGAGCATGTGCGCGAGCAGCAGGCTCAGGTGGAGAAGGAGGACTTCAGCGACATGGTGGCCGAACACGCCGCCAAACAGAAG caaaagaagaggaaaggcCAGCCGCAGGACACCCGCGCCGGAGCCAAGAAATACAAAGAGTTCaagttttaa